The segment TTTAGTAATTGGCCCATCATGGGTGGGTGATATGGTGATGGCACAGGCTTTGTTTAAAGCGATTAAAGTCAAATATCCGACAACGCGCTTGGATGTTTTGGCGCCTGAATGGAGCCGCCCTTTAACCGACCGTATGCCTGAAATTGATCTTAGCTTATCCATGCCTTTGAAGCATGGTGAACTAGACTTAAAAAAAAGATATCAGATTGCTAAACGTTTGCCGCATGCCTATCAACGTAGTTTTGTATTACCTAACTCTTTCAAGTCCGCCTTAATTCCTTTTTTTGCAAAAATACCACAGCGTATTGGTTGGCGTGGTGAATGGCGCTATCCGCTTTTAAACGATGTCAGGATCTTAGATAAGCAGCAATTGCCCTTAATGGTGCAGCGTTATGTTGCCTTGGCATATGAAAAAAAGACATCTTTACCCAGTGTATTGCCTAAGCCCCAATTGCTTGTTCAAGCAGAAAATGTAGAGTTTGCCTTAAAAAAACACCAGTTGTCCTTACAGGCCGGCAAAATTATTAGTTTATGTCCAGGGGCAGAATTTGGGGCTTCTAAACGTTGGCCGATTGAATACTATGCACAGATAGCCAACTTTTTTATAAAAGCAGGTTATCAAATTTGGATCTTTGGTTCAGAAAAAGATAAACCCGTTGCAGAGCAAATCAATCAAGCGACTTCGTTACAGTGTGTTAATTTATGTGGCAAGACCTCTTTGGCAGAAGCGATTGATCTGATGTCTTTGAGTACGTGCGTGGTGAGCAATGATTCGGGTTTGATGCATATTGCTGCTGCCTTGAATAGGCCGGTAGTGGCTATTTATGGCTCAACTGATCCAAGTTTTACGCCACCGCTCAGTGATAAGGTGAAAATAATTCGCTCAGATATGCACTGTAGTCCTTGTTTTAAACGGGAATGCCCATTACAACATCATTTATGCATGAAAAACCTTCTGCCAGAGCGCATAAAAGAGGCTGTTTTGGAGTTAGTGGCATAGAAATGAAAGTTTTAATTATTAAGATGTCTTCGCTTGGAGATGTGATTCATACCTTACCGGCTGTCACTGATGCAGCAAAAGCGCTGAAAAATGTGCATTTTGATTGGGTGGTAGAAAGCGCCTTTCAAGAAATTCCTAAATGGCATCCCGCTGTGGGGCGTGTTATAGGCATTGATATGCGTCGTTGGCGCAAAAATATAATGCAAGCATTGCAGCAAGGTGAAATTAAAAGCTTTATTAAGCAACTTCGTACGTCGCAATACGATCTTGTTTTGGATGCCCAAGGTCTCATTAAGAGTAGTAGTGTGGCATTCTTAGCAAAAGGGCATCGAGTAGGTTTGGACAAGCATTCTGCGAGAGAATCGATAGCCAGTTTGTTTTATCAAACAAAAATTGCGGCTTCAAAAAATCAGCATGCCGTAGAAAAGCTTCGACAATTATTTGCAAGAGCTTTGGGTTATTCTTACCAGGCCTCTGCCTTATCCTATGGGATTGATGAAAGCTGTCTTAAAGCAGTCACTGTACCGGATGAGTACGTGATGTTTTTGCATGGTACAACATGGTCGACCAAACATTGGCCAGAACAATATTGGTACGATTTGGCTGCGTTACTATCCGAACAGGGTAAGCAAGTGATGCTGACTTGGGGCAATGAGCTTGAAAAACAACGCGCAGAAAAAATACGCGCCTTTTGTGAGCAACGTGCCTTGACGTTATTGCCCATTATTTTGCCCAAACTATCACTTGGTGAAATAACTTATGTAATTGCGAAAGCGCAAGCAGTTGTTGCGGTTGATACAGGTTTAGGACACATTGCCGCCATGATGAATGTGCCCACTGTATCCTTATATGGCCCTACCTTCCCTGGATTTACAGGTGCTTACGGCAATCATCAGAGACATTTAAGTGTGAGCAAGGACTGTCATCCTTGTTTTGAGAAGCAATGTCCCATAGCAAAAGAAAACATGTTATATCCTCCTTGCTTTGAAAGTTTGCCACCTGCAAAAGTTTCTGAGATATTGAAGCAAATAATGCAGCAAGAGCCACAGTATGGTTAAGCAATTATTCTTCAGCCAAGCAATTGAAAAAAAGTGTATCCCTGTATTGCTGCTATGTTTTGCCTTTGCAATACCCGTATCGACAGCCCTGACAACAGGAACCATGTTAGCCATAGGACTTTTATGGCTGTTGGGATATGAAACATTCCCGCAGAAAATAGGCTTTTACTATCGACACCCTCTGGGTATTGCAACAACCGCCTTTATCTTATTAAGCCTATTAGGCTTGTTGTATTCACAGGTTTCGTTGCATGAAAGCACACATACGCTTAGGGATTATGTGCGTTTAGCTGCGATTCCAATACTGGCTTTTTATTTGCAAGAGAAAAAATTGCAATCTATCGTTGTAAAAGCTTTTGTTGTGGCTATGATCCTGACCCTTGTCCTTGGCTATTTAAAAGTATTTGTGCATTTGCCGATTGGTTTAAAATACACGATGGGTGCAGTATTCAAAAGCCACATCAAGACTAGTTATTTTATGGCAATTGCTGCCTTTATTTTATCTGTGTATGGATTACATACGCCAGCGCATCGATGGTGGGTTTCTCTCCTTGTGTTGGCAATGATTTATTATTTATTTTTCCTAAGCGTGGGAAGAATTGGGCATATATCACTGCTTGTTTTAATACTTTATGTGGCTTGGCATCGATGGCGGATAAAGGGATTATGGATAGGGTTTGTTGGCATATTCTTATTGTTTGCTTTGATGTACAGCCACTCAGAGGTATTCTCAAACCGCATTAATTTACTAAAACAGGATTGGGTTTTTTATCAAGAAAGAAATCTGGAAGCCTCTTCTTTAGGTTCTCGTATTGAATTTTATAAAACGAGTTTGGCAGTATTTGCTGAACATCCTTGGATAGGTATTGGGACAGGCGGTTTTGAAAAAGCATATGAGCTTTATCACAGTGGAAGTAATATCTTATTAACAGATAATCCACATAATCAGTATTTAAAGGCAATGGTTGAACTAGGGATGCTAGGATTATTCAATTTAATGGCACTTTTTTATTTACAATGGCGATACTCAGGATTGTTATCCTCAGAGAGAAGCCTTTTAATACGCGGTTGTTTACTTTCTTTTTATATTGGATGTTTGCTTAACTCATGGTTGAGTGATTTTACAGAAAGTTATTTTTACGTATTATTGTCGGCGTTGATATTTGCGCAGTTTAGTATGAAAAAAGATGTCATTGAACATCGTCCCTTCAAAAATTTAGCTGTGAAGACTTTATCATGAGAAATATAACGATATCGCTCATTATTACAACCTATAACTGGCCCAGTGCATTGAGTGTTGTTTTTCATTCTATTCTTCAGCAAACTTTCCCATTCGCGCAATTAGAAATTATTGTGGCGGATGATGGATCGACAGAGGAAACGCGCGCACTGGTTGAAGAATGGCAATCTAAATTTGATTGCCCTTTACTACATATTTGGCATGAGGATTGTGGTTTTAGAGCGGCTAAAATTAGAAATTTAGCGGCCAAATCAGCCTGCCATGATTATATGATTTTTCTGGATGGAGATTGTATTTTAAGCCCTAATTTTCTTAAGCAACATGCTGCATTAGCAGAGCCGAATTGGTTTGTGGCCGGAAATCGAGTGTTGCTTTCTGAAGCCTTCAGCAAAGAAGTACTGATGGGGGTGCCTGCTTATACATATGATTGGCTACAATGGATGTGTGCTTGGAAGCAAGGAAAAATTAATCGTTTTTTACCGACTTTTAGCTTACCGCTCTTAGGCTTAAGAAAGATAGCCAAA is part of the Candidatus Berkiella cookevillensis genome and harbors:
- the waaF gene encoding lipopolysaccharide heptosyltransferase II, whose amino-acid sequence is MKLEDRALVIGPSWVGDMVMAQALFKAIKVKYPTTRLDVLAPEWSRPLTDRMPEIDLSLSMPLKHGELDLKKRYQIAKRLPHAYQRSFVLPNSFKSALIPFFAKIPQRIGWRGEWRYPLLNDVRILDKQQLPLMVQRYVALAYEKKTSLPSVLPKPQLLVQAENVEFALKKHQLSLQAGKIISLCPGAEFGASKRWPIEYYAQIANFFIKAGYQIWIFGSEKDKPVAEQINQATSLQCVNLCGKTSLAEAIDLMSLSTCVVSNDSGLMHIAAALNRPVVAIYGSTDPSFTPPLSDKVKIIRSDMHCSPCFKRECPLQHHLCMKNLLPERIKEAVLELVA
- the waaC gene encoding lipopolysaccharide heptosyltransferase I, producing the protein MKVLIIKMSSLGDVIHTLPAVTDAAKALKNVHFDWVVESAFQEIPKWHPAVGRVIGIDMRRWRKNIMQALQQGEIKSFIKQLRTSQYDLVLDAQGLIKSSSVAFLAKGHRVGLDKHSARESIASLFYQTKIAASKNQHAVEKLRQLFARALGYSYQASALSYGIDESCLKAVTVPDEYVMFLHGTTWSTKHWPEQYWYDLAALLSEQGKQVMLTWGNELEKQRAEKIRAFCEQRALTLLPIILPKLSLGEITYVIAKAQAVVAVDTGLGHIAAMMNVPTVSLYGPTFPGFTGAYGNHQRHLSVSKDCHPCFEKQCPIAKENMLYPPCFESLPPAKVSEILKQIMQQEPQYG
- a CDS encoding O-antigen ligase family protein, with the translated sequence MVKQLFFSQAIEKKCIPVLLLCFAFAIPVSTALTTGTMLAIGLLWLLGYETFPQKIGFYYRHPLGIATTAFILLSLLGLLYSQVSLHESTHTLRDYVRLAAIPILAFYLQEKKLQSIVVKAFVVAMILTLVLGYLKVFVHLPIGLKYTMGAVFKSHIKTSYFMAIAAFILSVYGLHTPAHRWWVSLLVLAMIYYLFFLSVGRIGHISLLVLILYVAWHRWRIKGLWIGFVGIFLLFALMYSHSEVFSNRINLLKQDWVFYQERNLEASSLGSRIEFYKTSLAVFAEHPWIGIGTGGFEKAYELYHSGSNILLTDNPHNQYLKAMVELGMLGLFNLMALFYLQWRYSGLLSSERSLLIRGCLLSFYIGCLLNSWLSDFTESYFYVLLSALIFAQFSMKKDVIEHRPFKNLAVKTLS
- a CDS encoding glycosyltransferase family 2 protein; protein product: MRNITISLIITTYNWPSALSVVFHSILQQTFPFAQLEIIVADDGSTEETRALVEEWQSKFDCPLLHIWHEDCGFRAAKIRNLAAKSACHDYMIFLDGDCILSPNFLKQHAALAEPNWFVAGNRVLLSEAFSKEVLMGVPAYTYDWLQWMCAWKQGKINRFLPTFSLPLLGLRKIAKRRWQGAKTCNLAVWREDFFAVNGLDEVYEGWGFEDSDLAVRLINNDIYKKMGQCCVPVYHLHHKEASRQLAKSNYEALQHTILSHRTWANKGLNQYSK